Proteins from a genomic interval of Medicago truncatula cultivar Jemalong A17 chromosome 3, MtrunA17r5.0-ANR, whole genome shotgun sequence:
- the LOC11433490 gene encoding uncharacterized protein: MAASDQTLVCVKQVKQEVADEWDESMPLPGDILEGFSEHDVDDADKSFVSVKTNSEFSSQLGKINRRVESIWIQVRRGDGLLKLQTCIVQQKVSVLRRKYTIQATTDHRHIADLADLTLKQCIELQVMTRRVMHIQARRFHEDAIKYDWKMKVGSYLPHQSSSVVSSILFMPLVSENCINTTTARCMTWFSAAISSGVPLVFVNVQTELIPTTLEKSSLSSNQQIHFTNQIIHGIRLWFLPGLEEIPIELIPQPDEARFGMEIKRTEEGFVCIYSVMKDTSADRGGLRELHEEATANGFLLVISRLDDKNTIPTSVCSDGLVHCCDHAEIKDLLISAIDQYETIQLHVMAWPNQTRPSPTHAVGFAGLLPPERSFSSHQFD, translated from the exons ATGGCTGCCTCAGATCAAACACTTGTTTGTGTGAAACAAGTGAAGCAAGAGGTAGCTGATGAATGGGATGAGAGCATGCCATTACCAGGAGACATCCTTGAAGGATTCTCTGAACATGATGTCGACGACGCTGATAAATCCTTTGTATCGGTCAAGACCAATTCTGAGTTTAGTTCTCAGCTTGGCAAGATCAACCGACGTGTGGAGTCTATATGGATACAGGTTAGAAGAGGCGATGGTTTGCTGAAACTGCAGACATGTATCGTGCAACAGAAAGTCTCCGTTCTTAGAAGGAAGTATACTATCCAAGCCACAACAGATCATAGGCATATTGCAGATTTAGCAGATCTAACATTAAAGCAGTGTATTGAACTTCAGG TAATGACAAGAAGAGTAATGCACATACAAGCAAGACGATTCCATGAAGATGCGATAAAATATGACTGGAAGATGAAAGTAGGTTCCTATCTGCCTCACCAAAGTTCTTCAGTTGTAAGCTCTATTCTATTCATGCCACTGGTCAGTGAGAACTGCATCAATACCACCACAGCTAGGTGCATGACCTGGTTTAGTGCAGCAATTTCCTCAGGTGTCCCTCTTGTTTTTGTAAATGTCCAAACTGAACTTATTCCAACCACATTG GAAAAGAGTAGtctctctagcaaccaacaaatccATTTCACAAACCAAATAATTCATGGTATAAGATTATGGTTTCTACCTGGACTAGAAGAAATTCCAATAGAATTGATCCCTCAACCCGACGAAGCACGCTTCGGAATGGAAATCAAACGAACAGAAGAG GGCTTTGTGTGCATCTATTCAGTGATGAAGGACACGTCAGCGGATCGTGGTGGATTAAGAGAGCTCCATGAAGAAGCAACTGCAAACGGGTTCCTTCTCGTGATTTCGCGGTTGGATGACAAGAACACTATACCGACGAGTGTTTGTTCGGACGGTCTTGTACATTGTTGTGATCATGCTGAAATTAAGGATCTTCTCATTTCTGCAATAGACCAATATGAGACGATTCAacttcatgtcatggcttggcCAAACCAAACTCGTCCTTCTCCGACTCATGCTGTTGGGTTTGCTggccttttaccgccagaaagATCGTTTTCCAGCCATCAATTTGATTAA
- the LOC11433492 gene encoding glycosyltransferase BC10: protein MENNKDQQSITSYLKFFIAKLYSRNFFAFNLAFCCCCLLVGITLTFCAKTFSFNIQLQQLQNPPLIFNEPSHFSPPPISSNNSTKSHYQNNQTKFSINENSLEDYSKIPMVTHDMNDDELFRRTSLISMIHEPPFNQTPKIAFMFLTKGPVLLAPFWEKFFKGNEGMYSIYIHPSPSFNQTVYNERSVFHGRRIPSKEVKWGETSMIEAERRLLANALLDFSNQRFVLLSESCIPLFNFSTIYTYLMNSNETFVEANEIKNSQWKKGSQWFQIDRYLGLHIVSDKTYFSMFKKYCNTPCYSDEHYLPTFISNEFGKRNSNRTLTWVDWSKGGPHPSSFTGKDVTTEFLERLRFGSTCEHNGRTSICHLFARKFTPHALDILVRYAPKLMQFN from the exons ATGGAGAACAATAAGGATCAACAAAGCATAACCTCGTATCTAAAGTTTTTCATTGCTAAACTATATTCCCGTAACTTCTTTGCTTTTAACCTAGCTTTTTGCTGCTGTTGTTTACTTGTTGGTATTACACTCACTTTTTGTGCCAAAACATTTTCATTCAACATTCAATTGCAACAACTCCAAAATCCACCCCTTATCTTCAATGAACCTTCTCATTTTTCTCCTCCTCCAATCTCATCCAACAACTCAACAAAATCACATTATCAAAACAaccaaacaaaattttcaatcaatgaAAATAGTTTGGAGGATTACTCGAAGATTCCAATGGTTACACATGATATGAACGATGATGAATTGTTTCGAAGAACTTCGTTGATTTCTATGATTCACGAACCTCCGTTCAATCAAACACCAAAGATTGCCTTTATGTTTTTGACAAAAGGTCCCGTCTTGTTAGCTCCTTTTTGGGAGAAATTCTTCAAAGGAAATGAAGGGATGTATTCAATCTACATTCATCCAAGTCCATCTTTCAATCAAACGGTTTACAATGAAAGATCTGTGTTTCATGGCCGAAGAATCCCAAGCAAG GAGGTAAAGTGGGGTGAGACTAGCATGATAGAGGCAGAGAGGCGTCTACTAGCAAATGCATTGCTTGATTTCTCAAACCAAAGATTTGTACTACTTTCAGAATCATGTATACCATTGTTCAATTTCTCCACAATTTATACTTATCTAATGAACTCAAATGAAACCTTTGTGGAAGCCAATGAGATTAAGAATTCACAATGGAAAAAAGGGTCTCAATGGTTTCAAATTGACCGTTACCTTGGACTTCACATAGTTTCTGACAAGACATATTTTTCTATGTTCAAAAAGTATTGCAACACTCCATGCTATAGTGATGAACATTACCTGCCAACTTTTATTAGCAACGAATTTGGGAAGAGAAATTCTAATAGGACTTTAACTTGGGTTGATTGGTCAAAAGGTGGACCCCATCCTTCAAGTTTTACAGGAAAAGATGTGACTACTGAATTTTTGGAGAGGTTGAGGTTTGGAAGCACTTGTGAGCACAATGGAAGGACATCCATTTGTCATTTGTTTGCAAGGAAGTTCACTCCTCATGCTTTGGATATATTGGTTAGATATGCTCCAAAGTTAATgcaattcaattga
- the LOC11433493 gene encoding omega-amidase, chloroplastic, whose translation MKAFAISSSLLALKSLNFNHTRNRISNNPFLFSNKTLFFRQIHSSPSPIMAASSINSELARSPPAIPLPTPPLTNFKIGLCQLSVTSDKDKNIAHARTAIQDAAAKGAKLILLPEIWNSPYSNDSFPVYAEDIDAGGDASPSTAMLSELSSLLKITIVGGSIPERSGDRLYNTCCVFGTDGKLKAKHRKIHLFDIDIPGKITFIESLTLTAGDTPTIVDTEVGRIGIGICYDIRFPELAMIYAARGAHLLCYPGAFNMTTGPLHWELLQRARATDNQLYVATCSPARDTTGGYVAWGHSTLVGPFGEVLATTEHEETTIIAEIDYSILEQRRTNLPVTKQRRGDLYQLVDLQRLNSN comes from the exons ATGAAAGCGTTCGCAATATCATCGTCACTATTAGCATTGAAATCTTTGAATTTCAACCACACTCGAAATCGAATCTCCAATAATCCCTTTCTTTTCTCCAACAAAACTCTCTTCTTTCGCCAAATCCACTCTTCCCCTTCTCCAATCATGGCTGCTTCATCCATCAATTCAGAATTAGCACGTTCACCACCCGCAATTCCCTTGCCCACCCCACCTCTCACTAAT tTCAAGATTGGTCTCTGTCAACTCTCAGTCACCTCCGATAAGGACAAAAACATCGCCCACGCACGCACTGCTATTCAAGACGCTGCTGCAAAGGGTGCTAAGCTCATTCTTCTAcca GAAATTTGGAACAGTCCTTATTCAAATGATAGTTTTCCTGTTTATGCTGAGGATATTGATGCTGGTGGTGATGCTTCTCCTTCCACTGCTATGCTTTCTGAACTCTCTAGTTTGTTGAAAATTACCATCGTTGGTGGTTCTATTCCTGAACGTTCTGGAGATCGATTATATAACACTTGTTGTGTCTTTGGCACCGATGGAAAACTCAAAGCAAAGCACCGTAAG ATACATCTTTTTGATATTGACATCCCCGGGAAGATTACCTTCATTGAATCATTGACTCTTACTGCTGGGGATACTCCAACGATTGTTGACACAG AGGTTGGACGCATTGGCATAGGCATATGCTATGACATTAGGTTTCCAGAACTAGCAATGATATACGCTGCAAGAG GTGCTCACTTGCTCTGCTATCCTGGGGCTTTTAACATGACAACTGGTCCATTGCATTGGGAGTTATTGCAGAGGGCAAG GGCTACAGATAATCAG TTATATGTGGCAACCTGTTCACCTGCTCGGGATACTACTGGTGGTTATGTGGCTTGGGGTCACTCCACTCTTGTTGGTCCT TTTGGAGAAGTTTTGGCTACTACAGAACACGAGGAGACAACCATTATAGCTGAAATTGATTACTCAATACTGGAACAGAGAAG GACAAACCTCCCTGTGACTAAGCAACGGCGAGGTGATCTTTATCAATTGGTAGATTTGCAGAGGCTGAATTCCAACTGA